The stretch of DNA CGCTGGCCGCGTTCCGGCCCGGTGATGCCCCGTCCGGAGCGCAGCAGGCGGGCGGCTTGCCGGCAGGGGGCGCGCATCGCGGCGGCTACGCCGGCCCTCACGGCGCCGTTCCGCCACCCCGGGGCCTGTCCGAACTGGCCACGCGCTGGCAGGGGCCGTTGCCGGGCCTGGTGGCGGAACCCGCGGCGCGGCCGGCCGGTGTCTCGGCGCCGGTATCCAATCATCCGGACGAGGCCGGCGCGGCTCCCGGCATCCCATCGCCCGAACCGTTTTCCGACCATCCGCTGGGTGCGGCCCGTGCCCAGCTGCACAACACCTACATCGTCGCCGAGACGCGGGACGGCATCGTCATCGTCGACCAGCACGCGGCCCACGAACGGCTGGTGTACGAGCGGTTCAAGGCGGCGTTCGTGGACGGCGGTGCCAAGGCGCAAGGCCTGCTGCTGCCGGAGGTGGTGGAGCTCAGCGAGGCCGATGCCGAGCGTCTGGCCGCCCGCGCCGAGGAATTGGGCCGTTTGGGCCTGGACCTGGAACGGTTCGGGTCCACCGCCGTCGTGGTCCGGGCCACACCGGCGCTGCTCGGCCGCTGCGATGTCCGCGCGCTCGTCACCGATCTGGCGGAAACCCTGGCCGAGTTGGGCGACGCCGGCCTGCTGCGGGAAAAGCTGGACGCCGTCTGCTCGACCATGGCCTGCCACGGGTCGGTGCGCGCCGGCCGGCCGATGAACGAGGCCGAGATGAACGCGCTCCTGCGCCAGATGGAGGCCACCCCCATGAGTGGCCAATGCAACCATGGCCGGCCGACGTATGTGGAGCTGAAGAAGGGCGACATCGAACGGCTGTTCGGCCGTCGGTGATGGCCGCCGCGGCTCCCTTTCAGCAGGGGGCCGCGGCGAAAAGAACCTGGGTGTCGCCCCACACCCGTTTGTCCAATTCCTCGAAGCCGGGTGGGAGAGGCACGTCCGCTCCCTGCCGCTCCTCCACAACCACCAGCGCACCGGTCGTAAACCAGCCCTGGGCGGCGAGCGCGGTCAGGGCCCGCGGCGCCAGCCCCTTGCCATAGGGCGGGTCGAGGAAGGCGAGGGTGCAAGCCATGCGGGCGGGCGGCGGGCGGATCGCGTCGCCACGGACGGGCGTGCCGCGTGCGACCTCGCCCAATGTCGCCAGATTGCGCCGGACCACGTCGAGGCTGGCGGGGGCGGCATCCAGGAACAGGGCATGCGCGGCCCCGCGGGACAACGCTTCCAACCCAAGGGCACCGGTGCCGCAGAAGGCATCCAGCACCACGGCCCCTTCCACCACCGGTCCGCCGCCCGGCCCCCAACCGGCATGGGTCAGGACATTGAACACGGCTTCCCGGACCCGGTCGCCGGTCGGGCGCACGCCGGCCGCGGGCGGTCCCTCGATCCGACGGCCCCGGTGCCTACCGCCGACGATCCGCATGGCCCCGCGGCCCGGCGCGCCCCGGCCCGCTCCGCTCCGCTCCGGCACGCCCCGATCCTGCGCGACCCGGGCCGCCACGGCCGGGGCCGCCTTTCGGCCCGCTGCCCTTTGGCCCGCTGCCCTTTGGCCCGCTGCCCTTCGGCCCGCCGCCCCTTGGCCCGCCGCCCCTTGGCCCGCCTTTGTGGTCGGGACCCTGGCGGTCGGCGTTCTTGCGTTCGGTGCCCTTGGCGGCGCCCTTCGGTCCGGCCGACGGTTTCGGCTTCGCGCCCGCGTGTGCTTTCGCCTCCGCCGGGTTCCGGTGGGTTTTCCCCGCGGCCGGGCGGAACGGCTTGGCGCCCCGTGCCTCTTCGCGGGGGGTCTCGTCGCGGGATGCGGGACGGCCGGCCGCCTTGGAGCGCGGGCGGTCCTGGGCAAAGGTTTCTTCGTTCCGGCGGTCGGGTTTTGTGAACCGCTGGGTCCGGCCCTCCGGGACCGCCGCGCGACGGGTGGGGGCGTCCTCCCGGTCGGCCGTCCGCACCCGCCCGCCGGCCTTGCGCGGGGCGGAGCGCTCGGAAGCCTCCTGCGAACCTTCCCAACGGCGCTGCGGCCCGGCGTCCCTGCCCCGGTCACGGGTCCGCTCGCGGTTCCCGGCCGACGTGGCGCGTTCGGGGCGTTCGGCGCGCTCGGGCGCGGGCCGCGACGGCCGGCGCGCGGGCGGCTCCTCCGTCCGGGGGCCGGCGGCGCGTTGCGGCTTTTTCGCTTTGGCCGGAGCGGTCCTCGGCCGCGGCGCCTTGAGCCCCAGCGGCTCGTCCGCTCCGCCGGCGGCTTGGCCGAGGCTGCGGATCTGGTCGCGGATCACCCGGGCCGGAACCTCCTCGACCGCGCCGCGGGGCAGCTTGCCCAATTGGAACGGGCCGTAGGAGATGCGGATCAGGCGCGTGACCTGCAGGCCCAAGTGCTCCATCACCCGGCGCACCTCGCGGTTCTTACCTTCGCGCAGGGCCACCGAGATCCAGGCGTTGGAGCCCTGTTCCTGTTCCAGCGTGGCGGCGATCGGGCCGTAGACGATGCCGTCCACCACCACGCCCTCGGCCAGCGCCTCCAACTGCGCTTCGTTCACTTGGCCATGGACGCGCACGCGGTAGCGGCGGATCCAGCCGGTGGTCGGAAGCTCCATGTGCCGGGCAAGCTCGCCGTCGTTGGTGAGCAGCAGCAGCCCTTCGCTGGTGATGTCCAGCCGCCCGACCGAGACCACCCGCGGCAGATCCGGCGGCAGATGGTCGAACACGGTCTCGCGGCCCTTCTCGTCGCGGGCCGTGGTCACCAGGCCGGATGGCTTGTGGTAGCGCCACAGGCGCGGCGGCTCGGGCTCGGGCACCGGCTTGCCGTCGACCACGATGCGGTCGCCGGGCCGGACCACCACGGCGGCGCTGTCGAGCACGCGGCCGTTCACGGCGACGCGGCCTTCGGCGATCCAGCGTTCGGCGTCGCGGCGCGAGCAGAGCCCGGCACGGGCGAGGCGCTTGGCAATGCGCTCGCCGACCTTTCCGCCGGTGCCGTTCGGGATGTCGTCTGCGGTGTCGTCGGGGGGAATATCGGTCATGGCGGCGGACACTACGCGTGTGGGCGGCACCGGGCAACCGGCGACGCCCGCCCGCTGCCCGCCGCCAACCGGTCCCCACACCGCCGGGCGAAGATCTCGTACCGTCCTGCGAAAAATCCGCCTTCGCAGGACGGAGGGCGCGACCGCGCCCCGCGCCGGAGGCGCGGACTTGAACCCGGGGCGCCCCCTGGCGCGCAAGCCAAGGCCCACAGGGCCGCCGGCGCTTGAGGAACCGAACAAAGCCGAGTGCATGCACTCGGCGGCGTCACATGCTGATCTTCTGGTGATCGCCCGGTTTCGGCGACTCGCCGGTCAGCTTGGCCTTCAAGTAGCCGTAGGCATGGACCATGGTGCTGGACGGCGCGTCCCAGTACTCCGCCTTCTCGATCCGCACCTTGATCAGCGCGATGCGCGGATCGTCCTTGCCCCTGGGGAACCAGGTGGCGAGCGGTTCGCGCCAGAGCCGGTCGATCTCCGCCTTGTCGCGCACGATCTCGGCATGGCCCGACACCGAAACGAAGGTTTGCCGGCTTGCGTCGGCAAAGGCCAGGCAGACCTGGTGCTCGCGGTTGGTCTCGTCCACCTTGGGCGTGTCCGCATAGGTGAAGAACCACAGCGTGCCGTCGAAGGCGTCGGTCTGGTGGTTCGCCATCGGCCGGGACCGCAGGTGGCCGTCCTCGTCGCGGGTCACCATCATCGCGAATTGCACATCGCGGATCATGGACCACAGCTTGTCCAACTGGTCCTGCCGCGGCATGTGGGTGTCCATCGGCATCCTCTCCTCCTGGTGGGCCCTGAGCCCGGACAACAAGGGGCGTTTCCCGGCCGTTCCGGCCGAACGCCGACACCGCCCGCCGACACCGCCCATTGACGGGCACCTTCCGCGCGCGGAAGGTGCGGCGATGGACCGTCCCGCCTTCATGTCCCTTGCGCTGGCCGAAGCCGAGGCCGCCGCCGCCCGCGGCGAGGTGCCGGTGGGCGCCGTCGTGGTGGATCCCGCGACGGGCGCGGTGGTGGCATCGGCCGGCAACCGGACCGAGGAGCTGGCCGACCCCACCGCCCATGCGGAGGTGCT from Azospirillaceae bacterium encodes:
- the rsmD gene encoding 16S rRNA (guanine(966)-N(2))-methyltransferase RsmD, which produces MRIVGGRHRGRRIEGPPAAGVRPTGDRVREAVFNVLTHAGWGPGGGPVVEGAVVLDAFCGTGALGLEALSRGAAHALFLDAAPASLDVVRRNLATLGEVARGTPVRGDAIRPPPARMACTLAFLDPPYGKGLAPRALTALAAQGWFTTGALVVVEERQGADVPLPPGFEELDKRVWGDTQVLFAAAPC
- a CDS encoding pseudouridine synthase produces the protein MTDIPPDDTADDIPNGTGGKVGERIAKRLARAGLCSRRDAERWIAEGRVAVNGRVLDSAAVVVRPGDRIVVDGKPVPEPEPPRLWRYHKPSGLVTTARDEKGRETVFDHLPPDLPRVVSVGRLDITSEGLLLLTNDGELARHMELPTTGWIRRYRVRVHGQVNEAQLEALAEGVVVDGIVYGPIAATLEQEQGSNAWISVALREGKNREVRRVMEHLGLQVTRLIRISYGPFQLGKLPRGAVEEVPARVIRDQIRSLGQAAGGADEPLGLKAPRPRTAPAKAKKPQRAAGPRTEEPPARRPSRPAPERAERPERATSAGNRERTRDRGRDAGPQRRWEGSQEASERSAPRKAGGRVRTADREDAPTRRAAVPEGRTQRFTKPDRRNEETFAQDRPRSKAAGRPASRDETPREEARGAKPFRPAAGKTHRNPAEAKAHAGAKPKPSAGPKGAAKGTERKNADRQGPDHKGGPRGGGPRGGGPKGSGPKGSGPKGSGPKGGPGRGGPGRAGSGRAGAERSGPGRAGPRGHADRRR
- a CDS encoding pyridoxamine 5'-phosphate oxidase family protein translates to MPMDTHMPRQDQLDKLWSMIRDVQFAMMVTRDEDGHLRSRPMANHQTDAFDGTLWFFTYADTPKVDETNREHQVCLAFADASRQTFVSVSGHAEIVRDKAEIDRLWREPLATWFPRGKDDPRIALIKVRIEKAEYWDAPSSTMVHAYGYLKAKLTGESPKPGDHQKISM